From Neochlamydia sp. AcF84, the proteins below share one genomic window:
- the fusA gene encoding elongation factor G, with the protein MARPEKEHIKNVRNIGIMAHIDAGKTTTTERILYYTGRTHRMGEVHEGAATMDWMEQEQERGITITSAATTVFWKECKINIIDTPGHVDFTIEVERSLRVLDGSVAVFCSVSGVEPQSETVWRQADKYGVPRIAFVNKMDRIGADFFDAIKTMREKLHANAIPVHCPIGAESEFKGMVDLVCMRAFFFHDETLGADWEEADIPADLLEKCKQLRSELLDELATIDENNEEFMTKVLENPDSLTVDEINKVIRKGVCTNKFTPVLCGSAFKNKGVQHLLDAVVNWMPSPLDRGQIKAHDLKTNEDIFLKPEDNAPFAALAFKIMTDPYVGRLTYIRIYSGTLVKGMNLINSTKDSKERISRLLEMHANQRKEKDEFYTGDIAACIGLKKASTGDTICSPEHPILLEKMEFPESVISMAIEPKSKGDREKLAQALSSLSEEDPTFRVYTNEETGQTIIAGMGELHLEILHDRMKREFNVEASVGKPQVSYKETITSPAASQTKFVKQSGGRGQYAHVELEIEPNEKGKGNEIVSKIVGGSIPREYIPPTIKGIEEGLATGVLAGYNLVDVKVSIVFGSYHDVDSNEMAFKICGSMAIKEAAKKGKPILLEPIMKVDVTTPEQYMGDVIGDLNRRRGQILGQENHKGAVLIHAEVPLSEMFGYSTLLRSLSSGRATYVMEPSHFEKVPAKIQEEIIKK; encoded by the coding sequence ATGGCTAGACCTGAGAAAGAACACATTAAAAATGTACGTAATATTGGTATCATGGCTCACATTGATGCCGGTAAAACTACAACCACAGAAAGAATTCTGTATTATACCGGCCGTACACACCGCATGGGTGAAGTGCACGAAGGCGCGGCTACCATGGACTGGATGGAGCAAGAGCAAGAACGTGGAATTACGATTACTTCCGCGGCAACCACAGTTTTCTGGAAAGAGTGCAAAATTAATATTATCGATACTCCTGGACACGTGGATTTTACCATTGAGGTTGAACGTTCCTTGCGAGTTTTAGATGGTTCAGTAGCTGTATTTTGCTCAGTTTCTGGAGTAGAACCTCAGTCTGAAACAGTATGGCGTCAAGCAGATAAATACGGTGTTCCACGAATTGCGTTTGTTAACAAGATGGACCGTATTGGTGCGGACTTCTTCGATGCGATTAAAACCATGCGTGAAAAGCTTCATGCTAATGCTATCCCCGTTCACTGTCCTATTGGCGCAGAGTCGGAGTTCAAGGGTATGGTCGATCTAGTCTGTATGAGAGCTTTTTTCTTCCACGATGAAACCCTAGGGGCTGACTGGGAAGAGGCAGACATTCCTGCAGATCTGCTGGAAAAATGCAAGCAATTACGTTCAGAGTTATTGGATGAACTAGCCACTATAGATGAAAATAATGAAGAATTCATGACAAAAGTTTTGGAAAATCCCGACTCTTTAACAGTGGATGAAATCAATAAGGTTATCCGTAAAGGTGTATGTACAAACAAATTTACTCCGGTGCTATGCGGTTCTGCTTTCAAAAACAAAGGTGTGCAGCACCTGCTTGACGCAGTGGTTAACTGGATGCCATCTCCCCTTGACCGTGGCCAAATTAAAGCCCATGATCTTAAAACCAATGAAGATATCTTCTTGAAGCCTGAAGATAATGCACCTTTTGCTGCCTTAGCTTTTAAGATTATGACAGACCCTTACGTGGGCCGTTTAACGTACATTCGTATTTATAGCGGTACATTAGTGAAAGGGATGAACTTAATCAACAGTACCAAAGATAGTAAAGAAAGAATCTCCCGTCTTTTAGAAATGCATGCCAACCAGCGTAAAGAGAAAGATGAATTTTATACAGGCGACATTGCAGCTTGTATTGGGCTAAAGAAAGCTAGCACAGGCGACACCATCTGTTCTCCTGAGCATCCTATCTTGCTCGAAAAAATGGAGTTTCCAGAATCTGTAATTTCTATGGCGATTGAACCGAAATCTAAAGGTGACCGTGAAAAGCTAGCTCAGGCTCTTTCTTCCTTATCCGAAGAAGATCCTACTTTCCGAGTTTACACTAACGAAGAAACGGGACAAACTATCATTGCGGGTATGGGCGAACTTCACCTTGAAATTTTGCACGATCGTATGAAGCGTGAATTCAACGTAGAAGCTAGCGTCGGTAAACCACAAGTTTCTTATAAGGAAACCATTACTTCGCCAGCTGCTAGCCAAACTAAGTTTGTTAAACAATCCGGCGGCCGTGGTCAATATGCTCACGTCGAGCTAGAAATTGAACCAAACGAGAAAGGCAAGGGCAATGAAATTGTTAGCAAAATTGTAGGAGGATCGATTCCCAGAGAATATATACCTCCGACAATTAAAGGGATTGAAGAAGGCCTTGCTACGGGTGTGCTTGCTGGATACAATCTAGTAGATGTTAAAGTCTCTATTGTATTTGGTTCTTACCATGATGTCGACTCTAACGAGATGGCCTTTAAAATATGTGGTTCTATGGCTATTAAGGAGGCTGCTAAAAAAGGTAAGCCGATTCTATTAGAGCCTATCATGAAAGTGGATGTGACTACTCCTGAACAATATATGGGCGATGTAATTGGCGATCTTAACCGCCGCCGTGGGCAGATTTTAGGTCAAGAAAACCATAAAGGCGCGGTCCTCATCCATGCTGAGGTTCCGCTTAGCGAAATGTTTGGTTACTCCACCTTGTTGCGCTCGTTATCCTCAGGACGTGCAACCTATGTAATGGAACCTAGCCACTTTGAAAAAGTGCCGGCAAAAATACAAGAAGAAATTATCAAGAAATAA
- the rpsJ gene encoding 30S ribosomal protein S10: MAKQQEKQIKQEKVHKPARQKIRIRLKGYDQRILDRSTEDIVETAKRTGAAIAGPIPLPTRIVKFTVLRSPNIDRKSREQFEMRTHKRLIDILNPTGKTIDALKTLTLPAGVDIKIKA; encoded by the coding sequence ATGGCAAAACAACAAGAGAAACAAATAAAGCAAGAAAAGGTGCACAAGCCGGCGCGTCAAAAGATTCGTATTAGGCTTAAAGGATACGACCAACGGATCCTCGACCGTTCTACTGAAGATATCGTAGAAACAGCAAAGCGTACAGGTGCAGCAATAGCTGGTCCTATTCCTCTGCCCACACGTATTGTAAAATTTACTGTTTTGCGCTCACCTAACATTGACCGCAAATCGCGTGAACAATTTGAGATGCGCACGCACAAACGTCTTATTGACATCCTTAACCCCACCGGTAAAACTATCGACGCTCTTAAAACGTTGACCTTACCAGCGGGCGTGGACATCAAAATTAAAGCGTAA
- a CDS encoding FtsW/RodA/SpoVE family cell cycle protein — MWNYQYLSRIDFRIIPIILGLMVMSLLVISAYSLEGSAEITEERFITPMVRQQIQWFIIGGFVFIFFAGFDYNKLRELAWILYALVLLSLVGLFFTDSIARVNRWYRLPFLNISFQPSEYAKLIVVITLSWFLERTKTDSHSFRTAFFSMIIVGIPFILILKQPDLGTALVLFPITLVMFYFGDMHPQIIKAMTFVASIVLIVVALIFLGVLPHEKLRPYASLILKDYQFDRLNPYTHHQKSASIAIGIGGLTGVGFRKSEYTSGGWLPAAYTDSVFPAFGEEFGFIGLLLMLMLFYALIYFSFQVSVVAKDHFGRLLSAGITVYLAMHILVNIGMMSGFLPITGVPLVLVTYGGSSTLSTMMALGILQSIYSRRFMF, encoded by the coding sequence ATGTGGAACTACCAATACCTTTCTCGTATAGATTTTCGCATTATTCCTATAATATTAGGATTAATGGTAATGAGCCTTCTTGTCATCTCAGCCTACTCTCTTGAAGGATCTGCAGAGATCACAGAGGAAAGGTTTATTACACCTATGGTTAGGCAGCAAATTCAATGGTTTATAATAGGAGGGTTTGTTTTTATTTTTTTTGCAGGTTTTGATTACAATAAATTGCGCGAGCTGGCCTGGATTTTATATGCCCTAGTGCTCTTATCTTTAGTTGGCTTATTTTTTACAGATTCAATTGCGCGGGTCAATCGCTGGTATCGCCTTCCATTTCTTAATATTAGCTTTCAACCGTCGGAATATGCTAAGCTGATCGTAGTCATCACTTTGAGCTGGTTTTTAGAAAGAACCAAAACAGATTCCCATTCTTTTCGTACAGCTTTCTTTAGCATGATTATTGTAGGCATTCCCTTTATTCTAATCCTTAAGCAACCTGATCTAGGGACGGCTCTAGTTCTTTTTCCTATCACTCTTGTCATGTTTTACTTCGGAGATATGCATCCTCAGATAATTAAAGCGATGACTTTTGTAGCTTCTATAGTCTTAATTGTGGTAGCCCTAATTTTTCTGGGTGTGCTTCCTCATGAAAAATTAAGACCCTATGCAAGTCTTATCTTAAAAGATTATCAGTTTGATCGACTCAATCCTTATACTCATCATCAAAAAAGTGCCTCTATTGCTATCGGCATAGGAGGACTAACGGGAGTAGGGTTTAGAAAGAGCGAATATACAAGCGGTGGTTGGCTTCCTGCTGCTTATACGGATTCAGTTTTTCCTGCTTTTGGTGAAGAATTTGGCTTTATCGGCTTGCTTCTTATGCTTATGCTTTTTTATGCTTTAATCTATTTTAGCTTTCAAGTATCAGTAGTGGCTAAAGATCATTTTGGTAGATTATTATCAGCAGGGATAACAGTTTACCTGGCTATGCACATTTTAGTTAACATTGGTATGATGAGTGGCTTTTTACCCATTACGGGTGTTCCTTTAGTATTAGTTACATATGGAGGATCTTCTACTTTATCTACTATGATGGCCCTAGGAATTTTACAAAGTATCTATAGTCGGAGGTTCATGTTTTAA
- a CDS encoding biotin--[acetyl-CoA-carboxylase] ligase has translation MKINCLYFNTLDSTNSWSKENYKNFDPACLTLVFADHQTMGRGQYQRRWLSPAAQNIYATFTFFVDSRQTFIANIPQVLALAALKTLKELRLQPCLKWPNDILINKKKIAGILCETIMDNYQSAIVLGIGMNVNMPLEITSQIDQPATSLFIETEQTFKTSHVLDLLKNNFMPLLDLFLEKGFQPLLEDFKQGILHQPGDIIRINKHEGTFEEIDEQGALVLRLPNGRIQRFYAGELLLP, from the coding sequence ATGAAAATCAATTGTCTTTATTTTAATACTTTAGATTCTACAAACAGTTGGTCTAAAGAAAATTACAAAAATTTTGATCCTGCCTGCCTAACCCTTGTCTTTGCTGATCACCAAACGATGGGCCGAGGGCAATACCAGCGTCGCTGGCTCTCGCCTGCGGCTCAAAATATTTATGCTACCTTCACATTTTTTGTAGATAGCAGACAAACGTTTATAGCTAATATTCCCCAAGTTTTAGCTTTAGCTGCTCTGAAAACACTAAAAGAGTTGCGCCTCCAACCTTGCTTGAAGTGGCCTAACGATATTTTAATAAACAAAAAAAAGATCGCTGGCATACTTTGTGAAACTATCATGGATAACTACCAAAGCGCTATCGTGCTGGGGATTGGCATGAATGTTAATATGCCTTTAGAAATCACTAGCCAAATTGATCAACCAGCCACTTCGTTATTCATAGAAACAGAGCAAACTTTTAAAACCTCTCACGTTCTAGATCTGCTAAAAAATAATTTCATGCCATTGCTTGATCTTTTTCTTGAAAAAGGGTTTCAGCCCTTGCTAGAGGATTTTAAACAAGGTATCCTCCATCAGCCAGGCGACATTATCCGTATCAACAAACACGAGGGCACATTTGAAGAGATTGATGAGCAGGGAGCTCTTGTGCTACGATTGCCAAACGGTCGCATCCAAAGATTCTACGCGGGGGAACTTTTACTTCCTTGA
- a CDS encoding leucine-rich repeat domain-containing protein, giving the protein MNPISSVTIDHLPNEILTPILEHSTSPALFSVCTRWRHLLATEVMPSLYKQIGKMHFPQGNASEQALILDKIYKLEDRPSEVEKVNAIFKQTFNLVSSLAPMKLEFKWKNEETRFFTLTNYTSYLININRLLMWKKLPGGEEYLEQEKIKYLSLTKKGELLEQWIEGHGRDIKSLDLRGLGLTFLPMEIGQLSQLQELYLNYNHLITLPAEIGQLSQLQELYLGNNQLTSLPAEIGQLSQLRRLYLNNNHFTTLPAGIEQLLQLRVLSLIGNHLTTLPTGIRQLTQLQELYLNYNQLTTLPTEIKMLSQLQSLNLSHNNFNSLPTELGQLSNLQELFLSGNQLTSLLAEIGQLSQLQKLGLFDNQLTFLPTEIGQLAKLRMLDLDYNQLTSLPAEIGQLTMLEMLNLDYNQLAILPAEIGCLSQLQKLDLSDNRLTILPEEIGQLTEHLLDLRLDGNPLESIPRELKKRFRR; this is encoded by the coding sequence ATGAATCCCATCTCTTCTGTTACTATCGACCATTTACCTAATGAGATACTAACCCCCATTTTAGAGCATAGCACCTCGCCTGCCTTATTTAGCGTTTGTACACGATGGAGACACCTGTTAGCTACTGAGGTCATGCCCTCGCTTTATAAGCAAATAGGTAAAATGCATTTTCCTCAAGGAAATGCTAGCGAACAGGCACTTATTTTAGACAAAATTTATAAGCTAGAAGATAGACCTTCAGAAGTAGAAAAAGTCAACGCAATTTTCAAACAAACCTTTAATTTAGTTAGCTCTCTTGCTCCTATGAAGCTAGAATTTAAATGGAAAAATGAAGAAACAAGGTTTTTTACTCTGACTAACTATACCTCTTATCTTATAAATATTAATCGTCTATTGATGTGGAAAAAACTTCCTGGTGGAGAGGAGTACTTAGAGCAAGAGAAAATCAAGTATTTGTCTTTAACAAAAAAAGGAGAGCTACTTGAGCAGTGGATTGAAGGGCATGGCAGAGATATTAAAAGCTTAGATTTACGAGGACTTGGCTTGACCTTTTTACCTATGGAGATAGGACAGCTTTCGCAGCTGCAAGAGCTTTACTTAAACTACAACCACTTGATCACCCTTCCCGCCGAAATAGGACAGCTTTCGCAGCTGCAAGAGCTTTACTTAGGCAATAACCAGCTCACCTCCCTTCCTGCAGAGATAGGGCAGCTTTCGCAGCTAAGAAGACTTTACTTAAACAACAACCACTTCACCACTCTTCCAGCAGGGATAGAGCAGCTTTTGCAGCTGCGCGTTCTTAGCTTGATCGGTAACCACCTCACCACCCTTCCTACAGGGATAAGGCAACTCACTCAGCTGCAAGAGCTTTACTTAAATTACAATCAGCTTACTACCCTTCCGACAGAGATAAAGATGCTGTCGCAGCTGCAAAGTCTTAACTTAAGCCACAACAATTTTAACTCTCTTCCTACAGAACTAGGGCAGCTCTCTAATCTGCAAGAGCTTTTCTTAAGCGGCAACCAGCTTACCTCTCTTCTTGCTGAGATAGGGCAGCTATCTCAACTGCAAAAGCTTGGTTTATTCGATAACCAACTTACTTTTCTTCCTACCGAGATAGGGCAGCTAGCTAAGCTTAGAATGCTTGATTTAGACTACAACCAGCTTACATCTCTTCCTGCAGAGATAGGGCAGCTGACTATGCTTGAAATGCTTAATTTAGACTACAACCAGCTAGCTATACTTCCTGCCGAGATAGGGTGTCTTTCTCAACTGCAAAAACTTGATTTATCCGATAATCGGCTCACTATTCTTCCTGAAGAGATAGGGCAGCTAACTGAACATCTGTTAGATCTGAGGCTAGATGGCAATCCGCTGGAAAGTATTCCTAGAGAACTAAAAAAGCGCTTTAGACGGTAG
- a CDS encoding NifU family protein, which produces MGILQFVHPFTWTRYSKKLISKIDHPYCGGIFLKEDAAERGMFFIEGSAGSLEEGNIVSFYWLVDKDDGVIVDAKFQLFGHTALIGASEVACELLVGKNYLQAQRINADLIDRQVRDRADEAAFPHETYSHLNLVLEAIENCAEQCIGIPLADSYLTTPVPVSMDNVIPGGYPGWKELPLKKKLAVIEEVLDQDIRPYIALDAGGVSVLNLLEDKELLIAYHGSCTSCYSSVGTTLSYIQQIIRAKVHPEINVIPEMKEITG; this is translated from the coding sequence ATGGGGATTTTGCAATTTGTCCATCCGTTTACTTGGACACGTTACAGCAAAAAATTAATCAGTAAAATTGATCATCCTTATTGCGGAGGAATTTTCCTAAAGGAAGATGCTGCCGAAAGGGGAATGTTTTTTATAGAAGGCTCTGCCGGTAGCTTAGAAGAAGGAAATATAGTCTCTTTTTATTGGTTGGTAGATAAAGACGATGGAGTGATTGTAGATGCAAAATTCCAATTGTTTGGCCATACAGCCTTGATTGGCGCCTCGGAAGTAGCTTGTGAATTGCTAGTAGGAAAAAATTATCTTCAAGCTCAGCGCATAAATGCAGATCTTATTGATAGGCAAGTACGCGATCGTGCCGATGAGGCTGCTTTTCCTCATGAAACTTATTCTCACTTAAATCTAGTGTTGGAAGCCATTGAAAATTGTGCCGAGCAATGCATAGGCATACCCCTTGCCGATTCTTATTTGACTACACCTGTGCCTGTAAGTATGGACAATGTAATTCCAGGAGGTTATCCTGGTTGGAAAGAATTACCTTTAAAGAAAAAGTTAGCGGTTATTGAAGAAGTGTTAGATCAAGATATCCGTCCTTATATTGCTTTAGATGCGGGTGGAGTTAGTGTTCTAAATTTGCTGGAAGATAAAGAGCTGCTTATTGCTTACCATGGTTCCTGTACTTCGTGCTACTCTTCTGTAGGTACGACTTTATCTTATATTCAACAAATTATTCGTGCTAAAGTGCATCCGGAGATCAATGTTATTCCGGAAATGAAAGAGATAACGGGCTAA
- a CDS encoding cysteine desulfurase family protein, with product MPSIYFDNSTTTRPSEKTVSKMLPFFYRQWGAPLAPHHLGQELLPAIEESLNHIYKLLNIKKTDAFVFTSSGAEAVNHVFYSIYHDVTRLTGKNQFITSNIEEAPATMLINRLEDWTCVGRILKANPSGYISPEAVADAITPRTALVSLAWANGLTGVINPIAEISAICQEKDVLLHIDATHVLGKLFFQLEDINPAFLTFNGDHLHAPKGTGGLYIKEGIKCSSFIVGGMDQGGKRAGTLNVPALVGLGEASCEALEAQDLMCTEVARLRDLFETQITSSIPHTQIFFQDQQRLPHISAIAFAGISNEALLFALNRKGVYASMGGGNFQQLKLILMASARDETLASSTLSFSFCKDNSEDEVMHAVEIIKDCVLKLRKLSSHLYFHH from the coding sequence ATGCCTTCCATCTACTTTGATAATAGCACGACTACCCGTCCTTCAGAGAAAACGGTTAGTAAAATGCTCCCTTTCTTTTACAGACAGTGGGGAGCTCCATTAGCTCCTCATCATCTGGGACAAGAACTTCTTCCAGCAATCGAAGAAAGCCTTAATCATATTTATAAGCTGCTAAATATAAAAAAAACAGACGCTTTTGTATTCACTTCCTCCGGTGCTGAAGCAGTAAACCATGTCTTTTACTCCATTTATCATGATGTTACTCGTCTAACAGGGAAAAATCAATTCATCACTTCAAATATTGAAGAGGCCCCTGCTACCATGCTGATCAATCGCTTAGAAGATTGGACCTGCGTAGGAAGAATATTGAAAGCAAATCCCTCAGGCTATATTTCCCCAGAAGCGGTAGCTGACGCCATTACACCTCGTACGGCTCTTGTTTCTCTTGCATGGGCTAATGGGCTTACCGGTGTGATTAATCCGATAGCAGAAATTTCTGCAATATGCCAAGAAAAAGATGTTTTATTACATATCGACGCCACTCATGTCTTGGGTAAGCTTTTTTTTCAATTGGAAGATATTAACCCAGCTTTTTTGACTTTCAACGGGGATCATTTACATGCTCCTAAAGGCACAGGAGGCTTATATATTAAAGAGGGAATCAAGTGTAGCAGCTTTATTGTAGGGGGAATGGATCAAGGCGGCAAGCGAGCGGGGACTTTAAATGTACCGGCTCTAGTAGGGCTAGGTGAAGCTTCTTGCGAAGCTCTAGAAGCTCAAGATTTGATGTGTACGGAAGTGGCCCGCTTAAGAGACCTTTTTGAAACCCAGATTACTTCCTCCATTCCTCATACCCAGATATTTTTTCAAGACCAACAGAGGCTTCCTCATATTAGCGCAATTGCTTTTGCAGGTATCAGTAATGAAGCCCTTCTATTTGCCTTAAATAGAAAAGGTGTTTATGCTAGTATGGGAGGAGGAAATTTTCAGCAGCTAAAATTAATCCTCATGGCTTCTGCTAGGGATGAAACATTAGCTTCTTCAACGCTAAGCTTTAGTTTTTGTAAAGATAATTCTGAAGATGAGGTCATGCATGCAGTTGAAATTATTAAAGATTGTGTGTTGAAGCTGCGTAAACTTTCTTCACACCTTTACTTTCATCATTGA
- a CDS encoding 2,3-bisphosphoglycerate-dependent phosphoglycerate mutase, translating into MSKLILMRHGQSCWNELDLFTGWVNVPLSSRGMQEAIEGGKLISELPIDAIFVSSLIRAQQTAMLAMLHHSSGRVPAIQPSSQKHLEEWFKIHNEKTRKDTVPVYCAWQLNERMYGELQGLNKAETIRKYGKEQVQIWRRSFEVAPPGGESLEMTSARAVPYFKNYVLPALKNGMNIFIAAHGNSLRAIIMFLSNLSKEEVVLLELTTGKPIIYDYQDPYFIQQ; encoded by the coding sequence GTGAGTAAGCTAATTTTAATGCGCCATGGGCAATCCTGTTGGAATGAATTGGATTTATTTACAGGTTGGGTAAATGTTCCTTTATCGTCAAGAGGAATGCAAGAAGCAATAGAAGGTGGAAAGCTCATTAGCGAGCTTCCTATCGACGCTATTTTTGTCTCTTCTTTGATACGAGCGCAGCAAACCGCGATGCTTGCCATGCTCCACCACTCCTCCGGCAGGGTACCTGCCATCCAGCCTAGCTCTCAAAAACATTTAGAGGAATGGTTTAAAATTCATAATGAAAAAACAAGGAAAGACACCGTGCCTGTCTATTGTGCCTGGCAGCTCAATGAAAGAATGTATGGAGAGTTGCAAGGCCTAAATAAGGCAGAGACCATAAGAAAATATGGAAAAGAGCAAGTTCAAATTTGGCGCCGCAGCTTTGAGGTGGCTCCCCCCGGGGGAGAGAGCCTGGAAATGACAAGTGCTCGTGCTGTTCCCTATTTCAAAAATTACGTATTACCTGCCTTGAAAAATGGAATGAATATTTTCATTGCTGCCCACGGCAACTCCCTTAGAGCAATCATTATGTTTCTAAGTAATTTGTCCAAAGAAGAAGTTGTCCTGCTTGAATTAACGACTGGCAAACCTATCATCTACGATTATCAAGACCCCTACTTTATTCAACAATAA
- a CDS encoding pseudouridine synthase has product MEKTKNRLSKFLAAAGVASRRGCEEIIFAGRVKVNGDICLIPQTMVGAKDNIAVDDEKIKQAEAKVYYLLNKPTGYECTNARHRDTKIVIDLFENVEQRLFTVGRLDKETAGLLLVTNDGHFANQVIHPSQNIQKEYLVKTDQDITDEHLKAIASGTLIEGSFVKPVRVTKVRKGTLKVIIMEGKKREVRHLLEAVGLKVYSLTRIRLGGLILGQLPVGSWRSLTDREKKLIFETH; this is encoded by the coding sequence ATGGAAAAAACAAAAAACAGACTGAGCAAATTTTTGGCTGCTGCTGGAGTAGCTTCTCGTAGAGGCTGCGAAGAGATTATTTTTGCTGGTCGGGTAAAAGTGAATGGTGATATCTGCCTTATCCCGCAAACCATGGTCGGCGCTAAAGATAACATTGCTGTTGATGATGAAAAAATAAAGCAAGCGGAAGCAAAAGTTTACTATCTTTTAAATAAGCCCACTGGATACGAATGCACAAATGCCAGGCATCGTGATACCAAAATTGTTATAGATCTCTTTGAAAATGTAGAGCAAAGGCTATTTACGGTCGGTCGTCTAGATAAAGAAACAGCAGGATTGCTTTTAGTGACCAATGATGGGCATTTTGCTAATCAAGTCATTCATCCTTCCCAAAATATTCAAAAAGAATATTTAGTAAAAACTGACCAAGATATTACGGATGAGCATCTAAAAGCTATTGCTAGCGGTACCCTGATCGAAGGTTCTTTTGTCAAACCTGTCCGTGTTACAAAAGTTCGTAAAGGGACTTTAAAGGTGATCATTATGGAAGGTAAAAAACGCGAAGTGCGTCATTTATTAGAAGCAGTAGGCTTAAAAGTTTACTCCTTAACGCGCATTCGCCTGGGTGGTTTGATCTTAGGACAATTGCCTGTAGGCAGCTGGCGCTCTTTAACCGATCGAGAAAAAAAATTAATATTTGAGACTCATTAA